A single Actinopolymorpha sp. NPDC004070 DNA region contains:
- a CDS encoding ferrochelatase yields MRAAPIDAVLLVSFGGPEEPDDVVPFLENVTRGRGIPRERLAEVGQHYFLFGGRSPINDQCRALKAELEEDLRLNGPNLPVYWGNRNWDPYLPDTLARMRDAGVRRAACLFTSAYSSYSGCRQYRENLADALAEVGEGAPELVRLPHYFNRPGFVAPFVDETAAALERLPAGSRMVFVTHSVPEAMNDASGPEGGRYVAEHRDVAATVAREVAARTGRDAGWDLVYCSRSGPPSQPWLEPDVNDHLAALADQGVRGVAVVPIGFVSDHMEVLYDLDTEARATADRLGLAFTRVATPGIDPRFVRMAGDLVRERVTADEGDEHGERGEGAAPAAAGDVGPAELTGSLGPIWGNCPAGCCRNLRGDRPAVCGAD; encoded by the coding sequence ATGCGAGCCGCCCCGATCGATGCCGTCCTGTTGGTCTCGTTCGGCGGACCGGAAGAACCGGACGACGTGGTGCCATTCCTCGAGAACGTCACCCGGGGGCGGGGCATTCCTCGTGAACGCCTCGCCGAGGTGGGCCAGCACTACTTCCTGTTCGGCGGCCGCAGCCCGATCAACGACCAGTGCCGGGCGCTGAAGGCCGAGCTGGAGGAGGACCTACGGCTCAACGGGCCGAACCTCCCGGTCTACTGGGGAAACCGCAACTGGGACCCCTACCTGCCCGACACGCTGGCGCGGATGCGCGACGCCGGCGTCCGGCGGGCCGCCTGTCTGTTCACCAGTGCGTACTCCTCCTACTCCGGCTGCCGGCAGTATCGCGAGAACCTCGCCGACGCCCTGGCCGAGGTGGGCGAGGGCGCACCGGAGCTCGTCCGGCTGCCGCACTACTTCAACCGTCCCGGTTTCGTCGCGCCCTTCGTGGACGAGACGGCCGCCGCGCTGGAAAGGCTTCCGGCCGGGTCGCGGATGGTCTTCGTCACCCACTCGGTCCCCGAGGCGATGAACGACGCCAGCGGTCCCGAGGGTGGCCGGTACGTCGCCGAACACCGTGACGTCGCGGCGACGGTGGCCCGCGAGGTGGCCGCCCGGACCGGGCGGGACGCCGGCTGGGATCTCGTCTACTGCAGCCGGTCCGGCCCGCCGAGCCAGCCGTGGCTGGAGCCGGACGTCAACGACCACCTGGCGGCGCTGGCCGACCAGGGCGTGCGGGGCGTCGCGGTGGTGCCGATCGGCTTCGTCTCCGACCACATGGAAGTGCTGTACGACCTGGACACCGAGGCCCGGGCCACCGCCGATCGGCTCGGGCTGGCCTTCACCCGCGTGGCCACGCCGGGGATCGACCCGAGGTTCGTCCGCATGGCCGGCGACCTCGTCCGGGAGCGGGTCACCGCGGACGAAGGTGACGAACACGGCGAGCGCGGCGAGGGTGCCGCCCCGGCCGCGGCCGGCGACGTCGGGCCGGCGGAGCTGACCGGCTCGCTGGGGCCGATCTGGGGCAACTGTCCGGCCGGGTGCTGCCGCAACCTGCGCGGCGACCGTCCGGCGGTGTGCGGCGCCGACTGA
- a CDS encoding prolyl oligopeptidase family serine peptidase: MTAETATPFHDLDHYVALRRLAGLWLSPDGSRLVAAAQQLSPDRKKYVTSLWQVDPSGARPARRLTRGTTGEAGAAFLPDGSLLFVSKRPHEEWPEPPESMRSGDSDEPADTNGTTSREVSTGEGNDADKPALWMLPAGGGEARRVVGRPGGVGGVMVARDAGTLVFTAPTLPGTKTADDDRERRKARTDASVSAILHEGYPVRYWDHDLGPDELRLFAADPFDVDEGHPRPRDLSPEPGRALDEGAADVSADGSTVVSTWKVATRHGDHRVDLVAIDTATGERRVLASDPDHDHESPQISPDGRWVVCTRERRSTTDAAPDVTLWLVPANGGEQRDLTPELDLWPHEPRWSPDGHTIYFTADERGHCPVFAVDVATGCVRRLTASGAYAALEPAPDGRSLYALRNAVDAPPSIVRLAVDAVDQEAERLRGPEATPALPGRLTEVTATAEDGSDLRAWLVLPDGASAEQPAPLLLWIHGGPLSSWNTWSWRWNPWLMAARGYAVLLPDPALSTGYGQEFVERGWGRWGAEPFTDLMAVTDAALEVPEIDADRTAAMGGSFGGYMANWVAGHTDRFKAIVTHASLWALDQFGPTTDVASYWFRELTPERALANSPHLSAEQITTPMLVIHGDRDYRVPIGEGLRLWWELNRLHDGDPAALPHRFLYFPDENHWVLSPNHAKVWYSTVFAFLSWHVEGAGWERPELV, encoded by the coding sequence ATGACTGCGGAGACGGCGACCCCTTTCCATGATCTGGACCACTACGTAGCGTTGCGCCGGCTCGCCGGTCTCTGGCTGTCGCCCGACGGCAGCCGACTGGTGGCCGCCGCCCAGCAGCTCTCACCCGACCGCAAGAAGTACGTCACGTCGTTGTGGCAGGTCGACCCTTCCGGTGCCCGCCCGGCGCGGCGGCTCACCCGCGGCACCACCGGCGAGGCCGGCGCGGCGTTCCTGCCCGACGGCTCGTTGTTGTTCGTCTCCAAGCGTCCGCACGAGGAGTGGCCGGAGCCGCCGGAGTCCATGCGTTCCGGCGACTCCGACGAGCCCGCCGACACCAACGGCACCACCTCTCGGGAAGTGTCCACCGGCGAAGGGAACGACGCGGACAAACCCGCCCTGTGGATGCTGCCCGCCGGAGGCGGCGAGGCCCGCCGGGTGGTGGGCCGGCCGGGTGGCGTCGGCGGGGTGATGGTGGCCCGCGACGCCGGGACGCTCGTGTTCACCGCCCCCACGCTTCCCGGCACCAAGACCGCCGACGACGACCGCGAGCGCCGCAAGGCCCGCACCGACGCGTCGGTGTCGGCGATCCTGCACGAGGGCTATCCCGTTCGTTACTGGGACCACGACCTCGGGCCGGACGAGCTCCGCCTGTTCGCCGCCGACCCGTTCGACGTCGACGAGGGCCACCCGCGCCCGCGCGACCTCAGCCCCGAGCCCGGCCGCGCCCTCGACGAGGGGGCGGCCGACGTCAGCGCGGACGGGAGCACCGTCGTCAGCACGTGGAAGGTCGCGACCCGCCATGGCGACCACCGCGTCGACCTGGTGGCGATCGACACCGCAACCGGCGAGCGCCGGGTGCTGGCCAGTGACCCCGACCACGACCACGAGTCGCCCCAGATCTCCCCGGACGGCCGCTGGGTGGTGTGTACTCGCGAGCGCCGCAGCACCACCGACGCCGCGCCAGACGTCACGTTGTGGCTGGTTCCGGCCAACGGCGGCGAGCAGCGGGACCTCACTCCCGAGCTCGACCTGTGGCCGCACGAGCCCCGCTGGTCCCCGGATGGGCACACCATCTACTTCACCGCGGACGAACGCGGCCACTGCCCGGTCTTCGCCGTCGACGTCGCCACCGGCTGCGTGCGCCGGCTCACCGCGTCCGGCGCCTACGCCGCGCTGGAGCCGGCACCCGACGGCCGGTCCCTCTACGCGCTTCGCAACGCCGTGGACGCGCCGCCGTCGATCGTCCGGCTCGCGGTGGACGCCGTCGACCAGGAGGCGGAGCGACTGCGGGGGCCGGAGGCGACTCCCGCGCTGCCGGGACGGCTCACCGAGGTGACCGCGACCGCCGAGGACGGCTCGGACCTGCGGGCCTGGCTGGTGCTGCCCGACGGTGCGTCCGCGGAGCAACCGGCGCCGCTGCTGCTGTGGATCCATGGTGGTCCGCTGTCGTCGTGGAACACCTGGAGCTGGCGGTGGAACCCCTGGCTGATGGCCGCCCGCGGCTACGCCGTCCTGCTGCCCGACCCGGCGCTGTCCACCGGATACGGACAGGAGTTCGTCGAGCGGGGCTGGGGGCGTTGGGGCGCCGAGCCGTTCACCGACCTGATGGCGGTGACCGACGCGGCCCTCGAGGTGCCCGAGATCGACGCCGACCGCACGGCCGCGATGGGCGGCTCGTTCGGCGGCTACATGGCCAACTGGGTGGCCGGGCACACCGACCGGTTCAAGGCGATCGTGACGCATGCCAGCCTGTGGGCGCTGGACCAGTTCGGCCCGACCACCGACGTGGCGTCGTACTGGTTCCGCGAGCTCACTCCCGAGCGCGCCCTCGCCAACTCCCCGCACCTGTCCGCGGAGCAGATCACCACGCCGATGCTGGTGATCCACGGTGACCGCGACTACCGCGTGCCGATCGGGGAGGGGCTGCGGCTGTGGTGGGAGCTCAACCGCCTGCACGACGGGGACCCCGCCGCGCTGCCGCACCGGTTCCTCTACTTCCCCGACGAGAACCACTGGGTGCTCTCGCCGAACCACGCGAAGGTGTGGTACTCCACGGTGTTCGCGTTCCTCTCCTGGCACGTCGAGGGCGCGGGCTGGGAACGCCCGGAGCTGGTGTGA
- a CDS encoding inositol monophosphatase family protein: MSTSTEGVDPTALLDLAVRTAREAGELLRARRLTDEVSVDHTKSTPTDIVTAMDTASEALIRDRLRAARPDDTILGEEGGSVPGESGVRWLVDPLDGTVNYLYGLPAYAVSIAAEVAGEVVAGAVFCPPAEELWTAVRGAGAWLNDDPVRTNSVPELGRALVGTGFWYDSGLRARQAELLRHVLPRVRDVRRIGSAALDLCSVACGRLDAYYETGLHPWDWSAGLLVAREAGARVGGLPGEPASRRLAIAAAPGVFDELRSLVVAHGSGVVGSQVVSAGADLGPGES; this comes from the coding sequence GTGAGCACCAGCACGGAAGGCGTCGATCCGACGGCGCTGCTCGACCTCGCGGTGCGGACGGCCCGCGAGGCGGGCGAGCTGCTTCGCGCGCGGCGGCTGACCGACGAGGTGAGTGTCGACCACACCAAGTCGACGCCGACCGACATCGTGACCGCGATGGACACCGCGTCGGAGGCGCTGATCCGCGACCGGCTCCGCGCCGCACGCCCGGACGACACGATCCTCGGCGAGGAGGGCGGCAGCGTCCCCGGCGAGTCCGGGGTCAGGTGGCTGGTCGACCCGCTCGACGGCACCGTCAACTACCTGTACGGCCTGCCGGCGTACGCCGTCAGCATCGCCGCGGAGGTGGCCGGCGAGGTAGTGGCCGGTGCCGTGTTCTGTCCGCCGGCTGAAGAGTTGTGGACGGCGGTGCGAGGCGCCGGCGCCTGGCTGAACGACGACCCGGTGCGGACCAACTCCGTGCCCGAGCTCGGCCGCGCGCTGGTCGGCACCGGGTTCTGGTACGACTCGGGTCTGCGCGCCCGGCAGGCCGAGCTGCTGCGGCACGTTCTGCCCCGGGTGCGCGACGTACGCCGGATCGGTTCGGCGGCCCTGGACCTGTGCTCGGTCGCCTGCGGCCGTCTCGACGCCTACTACGAGACCGGCCTGCATCCGTGGGACTGGTCGGCCGGCCTGCTGGTGGCCCGGGAGGCCGGCGCCCGGGTCGGCGGCCTGCCCGGCGAGCCCGCGAGCCGCCGGCTGGCGATCGCCGCCGCCCCGGGCGTCTTCGACGAGCTCCGGTCGCTGGTGGTGGCCCATGGATCCGGCGTCGTGGGCAGTCAGGTGGTGTCCGCCGGCGCCGACCTCGGGCCCGGTGAGTCCTAG
- a CDS encoding ABC transporter permease, with product MAATESLETDEPEKGSKPAGRRSSTTRYVVGRVVKAFLTIYVVATAIFFLVRLLPGNPVDVYINQQIAQYGMSYQEAANAAAGLFSFDPNESKFMQYLHYLGGLVQGDLGTSLLSPGSSVTSQIGAYLPWTLFSVGIALIISFVLGIGIGMAMAYRRGGIFDHAMTLVASITHSIPNFLLAMMIIVFFGVQLEWLPIATMRGAYSPGVHPEFSLYFLSDAFYHAALPMFVYVLTSLGGWMLVMKSSTVETLGEDYVTVARARGLTDRRIQVQYVGRNAMLPLFTSFVLSLGFVVGGSILVEQVTQYQGIGFLLYEAVQRRDYPVLQGILLIVTISVVLANLVADLLYSRVDPRIRITSKEG from the coding sequence GTGGCTGCGACCGAAAGCCTGGAGACGGACGAGCCGGAGAAGGGCTCGAAACCGGCCGGCCGGAGATCGTCCACGACCAGGTACGTCGTGGGGCGGGTCGTCAAGGCGTTCCTGACGATCTACGTCGTCGCGACCGCCATCTTCTTCCTGGTGCGGCTGCTGCCGGGCAACCCGGTGGACGTCTACATCAACCAGCAGATCGCGCAGTACGGCATGAGCTACCAGGAGGCCGCCAACGCCGCGGCCGGCCTGTTCTCCTTCGACCCGAACGAGTCGAAGTTCATGCAGTACCTCCACTACCTCGGTGGCCTGGTCCAGGGTGACCTGGGCACCTCGCTGCTCTCGCCGGGTTCCTCGGTGACCTCCCAGATCGGCGCCTACCTGCCGTGGACGCTGTTCAGCGTCGGCATCGCGCTGATCATCAGCTTCGTGCTCGGCATCGGCATCGGCATGGCGATGGCCTACCGGCGCGGCGGAATCTTCGACCACGCGATGACGCTGGTCGCCTCGATCACGCACTCCATCCCCAACTTCCTGCTGGCGATGATGATCATCGTCTTCTTCGGCGTCCAGCTGGAGTGGCTGCCGATCGCGACCATGCGCGGTGCCTACTCGCCGGGCGTGCACCCGGAGTTCAGCCTGTACTTCCTCTCCGACGCCTTCTACCACGCGGCCCTGCCGATGTTCGTCTACGTGCTCACCTCGCTCGGTGGATGGATGCTGGTGATGAAGTCGTCGACGGTGGAGACCCTCGGCGAGGACTACGTGACGGTCGCCCGGGCGCGGGGGCTCACCGACCGCCGGATCCAGGTGCAGTACGTCGGCCGCAACGCCATGCTGCCGTTGTTCACCAGCTTCGTCCTTTCCCTCGGTTTCGTCGTCGGCGGCTCGATCCTGGTCGAGCAGGTGACGCAGTACCAAGGCATCGGGTTCCTGCTCTACGAGGCGGTCCAGCGTCGTGACTACCCCGTCCTGCAGGGCATCCTGCTGATCGTCACCATCTCCGTGGTGCTGGCCAACCTCGTCGCCGACCTGCTCTACAGCCGGGTCGACCCGCGGATCCGCATCACCAGCAAGGAGGGCTGA
- a CDS encoding ABC transporter permease — MTQIVDTGTMQPAQAPAPEGQGTGAFRTFVRQLMRSKTGFLGFCVFALMVLICLIGPMFTPNDLPTNTNLIYGPASWSHPFGFDSEGRDVLIQVIDGGRAVILVGFLAALISTVIAVVFGALAAYLGGRVDSIIVTATDIVLTVPSIILLAVLAAFYRVGDSITLAVILGVLGWPGLLRAVRAQVFSLKQREYIEAARLLDLGTGRIVIREILPNMASFILMNFVIGMTNAIYAMAGLYLLGLAPMQGDNWGIMINFAWTRGAIFFDGSLGYILGPVLSICILQLSLVTMARSFEEILNPRLRHN; from the coding sequence GTGACCCAGATCGTCGACACCGGGACGATGCAGCCGGCCCAGGCCCCGGCACCGGAGGGGCAGGGCACGGGCGCGTTCCGCACCTTCGTACGCCAGCTGATGCGCAGCAAGACCGGCTTCCTCGGCTTCTGCGTGTTCGCGCTGATGGTTCTCATCTGCCTGATCGGCCCGATGTTCACCCCGAACGACCTGCCGACCAACACCAACCTCATCTACGGCCCGGCGAGCTGGAGCCACCCGTTCGGCTTCGACTCCGAGGGCCGGGACGTGCTGATCCAGGTCATCGACGGCGGCCGGGCGGTCATCCTGGTCGGCTTCCTCGCCGCGCTGATCTCCACCGTGATCGCCGTGGTGTTCGGCGCGCTGGCCGCCTACCTCGGCGGGCGGGTCGACTCGATCATCGTGACGGCCACCGACATCGTGCTGACGGTGCCGAGCATCATCCTGCTCGCCGTACTGGCGGCGTTCTACCGCGTGGGCGACTCGATCACGCTGGCGGTCATCCTCGGTGTGCTCGGCTGGCCGGGGTTGCTGCGCGCCGTGCGCGCCCAGGTGTTCTCGCTCAAGCAGCGGGAGTACATCGAGGCGGCGAGGCTGCTCGACCTCGGCACGGGCCGGATCGTGATCCGGGAGATCCTGCCCAACATGGCGAGCTTCATCCTGATGAACTTCGTCATCGGCATGACCAACGCCATCTACGCGATGGCCGGTCTGTACCTCCTCGGTCTGGCGCCCATGCAGGGCGACAACTGGGGCATCATGATCAACTTCGCCTGGACCCGCGGCGCCATCTTCTTCGACGGCAGCCTCGGCTACATCCTCGGTCCGGTGCTGTCGATCTGCATCCTCCAGCTCTCGCTCGTGACGATGGCGAGGTCCTTCGAGGAAATCCTGAACCCCCGACTGCGGCACAACTAG
- a CDS encoding ABC transporter ATP-binding protein produces the protein MGEGVVEGSNTNPTGEPVLSVRDLVVEYKTGQGVNDPAHRAVDGVSFDLYPGESIALIGESGCGKTTLGLGLLRLLPKLGSIPSGSVTYRRRDGSTVDLLKLDKQQLRKFRWSEAAMVFQGAMNSFNPVLKVWDQMLDTVRAHDRSMSKRTAYERAEQVLRDVDLDPDRVLKSYPHELSGGMRQRVLIAMAMLLRPQMLILDEPTTALDILTQRAIVDLIHELHERLDFAMIFVSHDLAVAAELATRVATMYDGKIVEMGDVRDIFYRPQHEYTKSLINAVPTVTEERKEVPSNG, from the coding sequence GTGGGAGAAGGCGTAGTCGAGGGTTCGAACACGAACCCCACGGGCGAGCCGGTCCTGTCCGTGCGCGACCTCGTGGTCGAGTACAAGACCGGGCAGGGCGTGAACGACCCGGCCCACCGTGCCGTGGACGGCGTGAGCTTCGACCTGTACCCGGGCGAGAGCATCGCGCTGATCGGGGAGAGCGGCTGCGGGAAGACCACCCTGGGCCTCGGCCTGCTGCGGCTGCTGCCGAAGCTGGGCTCGATCCCGTCGGGGTCGGTGACCTACCGGCGCCGGGACGGCTCGACGGTCGACCTGCTCAAGCTCGACAAGCAGCAGTTGCGGAAGTTCCGGTGGTCCGAGGCCGCCATGGTCTTCCAGGGCGCGATGAACTCCTTCAACCCGGTGCTGAAGGTCTGGGACCAGATGCTCGACACCGTTCGGGCGCACGACCGGTCGATGTCGAAGCGGACGGCGTACGAGCGGGCCGAACAGGTCCTGCGCGACGTCGACCTCGACCCCGACCGGGTGCTGAAGTCCTACCCGCACGAGCTGTCCGGCGGTATGCGGCAGCGGGTGCTGATCGCGATGGCGATGCTGCTGCGGCCGCAGATGCTCATCCTGGACGAGCCGACCACGGCGCTGGACATCCTCACTCAGCGGGCGATCGTCGACCTGATCCACGAGCTGCACGAGCGGCTGGACTTCGCGATGATCTTCGTCTCGCACGACCTCGCGGTGGCCGCCGAGCTGGCCACCCGGGTGGCCACGATGTACGACGGCAAGATCGTCGAGATGGGCGACGTCCGCGACATCTTCTACCGCCCCCAGCACGAGTACACCAAGAGCCTGATCAACGCAGTGCCCACGGTGACCGAGGAACGCAAGGAGGTGCCGAGCAATGGCTGA